The DNA sequence AAATGAACGCTACACGGAGGGACGTCCTTTCCCTCGCCGCCGCCGGGCTGACAGCACTGGCGGCCGGCATGACCGGTTTCCTCCCCGTACGCCCCGCCCGGGCCGCAAATGAGACCCAGCTCGCCATCGCGCTGTTCACCAAGGGCGCGCTGCCGCTGGAAGGCGGGGTCCGCATCGAAGCGCCGGAGATTGCCGACAACGGCGGCGCGGTGCCTGTCCAGGTCTCGGCCGAGGGCGCGCGGCGCATCGCGTTGTTCGCGGACGGCAACCCGAGCCCCGGTGTCGTCGTGTTCACGTTCGGGAAGTGGGTCAAGACCGCGGCGTCGACACGTATCCGGCTGGCCGGGAGCCAGAAGCTGATCGCCGTGGCGGAAATGGCCGACGGCACGTTCCGCACGACTTCCCGCGCGATCAAGGTGACGGCGGGCGGTTGCTGATGACCCGACGATGGCGTGATTCGTAAGCTTGTTCGTGACGCAGCAAAGCAGGTGAACGGAATGCAGAAACCCAGGCCGCGGGTGAAGCTGCCGAAGTCGGTGTCCAAGGGTGTCCCCTTCACCGTCAGGACCCGCATCACCCATCCCATGCACACCGGGCTCCGCCACGGCCGCGACGGAAAGCCCATCCCCCGGCGGATCATCAACCGCTTCGTGGTACGCTACAACGGCGAGGAGGCGATCTCCGTCGACCTCGAACGCGCGGTGTCCGCCGACCCGTACTTCAGCTTCGAGATGGCTGTCCAGGAGTCGGGCGACATTGAATTCGAATGGGTCGATGACGACGGCTCAGTTTACCGCCTCGGCAGGCGGGTCGAGGTCAAGTCGTGACCTCCCCGCATCCCCGCACCGTATGACGCGCTTCACGAAACCCGCGGGTTTCGCGATGCTCGCGTTCGCTCTTCCCTTCCTTCTTCTCGCCACCGGAGCCCGGGCGGCGGACGCTGAGCGCGGCAAGGCGCTCTACCAGCAGTGCAAACGCTGCCACCAGGCCGGCCGCGGCGCGAAGCACCGCATCGGCCCGCACCTGAACGAACTGTTCGGCCGCCGCGCCGGTTCGCTCCCGGATTTCCGCTACTCTTCGGCCATGCGCAAGGCCGGGGCGGGTGGCCTGGTCTGGACCGAGGCGACGCTGGACGCATTCGTGGCCAACCCGCGAAAGACGGTGCCGCGGTCGCGCATGAGCTACGACGGCATGGCGGCGGCGGGCGACCGGGCGGATCTCGTGGCGTGGCTGCGCTCCCTTTCCGGCTCCCGGCTCCCGGCAGCGGAACCGACCATGACCGCCGCCGAATACGGGCTCGACCCACGCCTCCTCACGATTGCCGGAGACATCGAGTACGGCGCCTACCTCGGAAGCGAGTGCGTCACGTGCCACCATGCCGACGGAGCCCAGCAGGGCATTCCCTCCATTGTTGGTTGGCCGGTCGAGGACTTCGTGATAACTCTACAGGCGTACAAGCATGGCAAACGGCCGCATGAGGCCATGCAGACCATCGCCAAGCGTTTGTCAGACGAGGAGATCGCCTCGCTGGCCGCGTACTTTGCGAAGCCGGCGGACGGTCCTTAACGGAGGGGACCATGGCAAAGAAGAAAATTGAAAACCGCGGCATGAGCCGCCGGCGCTTCCTGGCGTCGACCGCCGCCACATCGGCGGCGTTGTGGGCATCTCCCATCCTCGGGCAGGGCCGCCCGCGGGTGGTGGTGATCGGCGGCGGCGCCGGCGGGGCCACGGCCGCGCGCTACATCGCCAAGGACTCGAAGGGCGCCATCGACGTGACGCTGGTGGAGCCCAGCCGGCACTATTACTCGTGTTTCTTCTCGAACCTCTACCTTGGAGGTTTCCGCACCTTCGCGTCCATCGGACACACCTACGGGACCCTGGCGTCGGCGTACGGAATCAACGTGGTCCACGACTGGGCCGTCTCCGTGGACCGCGACAAGAAGACGGTCGGGCTCGCCGGCGGCGGCCGCCTTGCCTACGACCGGCTGGTCCTGTCCCCCGGCATCGACTTCCGTGAGCGGTCGGTGCGCGGCTGGGACCTGTCGCAGCAGAACCGCATGCCCCACGCCTACAAGGCAGGCTCGCAGACGCAGCTTCTCAAGGCGCAGGTGGCGGCCATGCGGCAGGGCGGCGTCTATTGCATGGTGGCGCCGCCAAACCCGTTCCGCTGCCCACCGGGACCGTATGAACGGATCTCCATGGTCGCCCACACGCTGAAGCAGTCCAATCCGACGGCCAAGATCCTGATCGTCGATCCCAAGCCCAAGTTCTCCAAGCAGGGGCTCTTCGAAGAGGGCTGGCAGCGCCACTACCCGGGCATGATCGAGCGCGTCGGCCCCGACTTCGGCGGGGACAAGGTCGAGGTACGGCCCGGCTCCATGGAAGTGGTGATCGACGGCGAGGTCACCAAGGTGGACGTCTGCAACGTGATTCCGGCGCAGCAGGCGGGGCGCATCGCCGCGGTGGCCGGGGTCACCAACGACGCGGGCTGGGCGCCGGTGGTGCCGCATACGATGCAGAGCCGGGCGGACGAGAACATCCACGTGCTCGGCGACGCGTCCCAGCAGGGAGACATGCCCAAGTCCGGGTTCTCCGCCAACAGCCAGGCCAAGGTGTGCGCCATGGCGGTACGCGGCGCACTCACCGGCTCGAAGGTTTTCCCGGCGCGCTTCCGCAACACATGCTGGTCGCTGATCGCCACCGACGACGGCGTCAAGGTCGGCGCCAACTACCAGGCCACGGACGAAAAGATCGCCTCCACGGGTGGCTTCATTTCGAAGACCGGAGAGAGCGCCGAGGTGCGCAAGGCGACCTACGAGGAGTCGCTCGGCTGGTATGCGGCCTTTTCCAAGGACCTTTTCGGCTGATCCGCGCGGTATCGAGGGCCGGCGCGGACAGGCCGCTAGGACGCGGCCCGCGCCGGCCCTTCGTCAAGAAGCCTCCCCACGATCCTGGCCGACACCGCCATGGCTGCAAGTGCCAAAACCGCGGCGATGCTCCCGGTGGACACGCCCGACAATCCGGCCCCTACCGTGCACCCGCCCGCCAGGACCCCGCCCGTCCCCATCAACGCCGCGCCCGCCATGTAGCGGCCGGTCTGGCGCGCCCCTTCCAGGCTGGTCCAGCGGAACTCGCCCGCGCAAGCCGACGCCGCAATGCTGCCGGCGACCACGCCGGCGGCAAGGCCCGTTCCGAAGCCCGCGGGAACGGCGGTGGCCGCCATGGTCCAGAACAAGGTGTCGGCCACGGGCCCGGTGAAGCTCAGGGACTGGAGCGGCACGGGGTCGAAGTCGTCCAAGAGAACGAAACCGGTGCCGACCCAACCCAGCGGCACCAGCAGGCCGATCACGGCGCCCATCGCCAGGTGGCGCGGCGCGGCGCCGGAACGGAACGCCACGATGGCAGCGGCGAGCACCAGACCCCAAGCCCACACTGGGCCGCCAGGCAGGGCCGTCAACGCCACCCTGCCGCCGGGATCCAGGGTCAACCCCGCGAGCGCCGAGCGCAGCGGCGCCAGCACCCCCTTCATCATCGCGTAGGCGACCACCGCGAAAACCACCAGTACGAGGGCCGAGCGCAGGTTGCCGGAACCGGTGAGCACCGCGAGCCGGGAGGCGCAACCGCCGCTGAGCACCATGCCGGCGCCGAACAAGGCGCCGCCCACGAGGACCGCGACCACCGGAAGGTCCGGGGCCAGGAACCGGTGCGCGTCGAAGGAGATCAACCCCGCGACCGACGCCCCTTGGGTGCCGGCAATGGCCACGGCCAGCCCCATGGCCCAGACGCCCAGCGCCGGCAGGCATTCGCTCCATTCTCCCACCAGGCTGCGGCGCAGGCAGAAGCGGCTGCGCTGCGCCAGCACGCCGTAGACGGCGCCGAGCGCAAGGCCCAGCACCACCGACGCCTGAAGCGGCGTGAGAAGCTCGAATCCGTCCATGCCCTCCTCTTCCGTTCCGAGTTTCGAGGGTCTACTATGGACCTGAATCACGGCGCGCGGCAAGCCGGTTCCGGCGGCCGTACACGGCGCGCCTCCACCGCCAGAGAAGGGAGAACCCGATGAGCGACAACGTGGTCTCGACTCCGACCCAGGAACGGTGCGTCACCTCCTACGCCGCGCGTACCCAGTACAAGCCCGGCGTGGTCCATCCCGGCCACATCAAGGTCAAGGACGCCATCGACATTCATTGCCACGCCCACGCCGGCCAGCAGGACGCTCTGGACTTGGTGAAAAAGGCGTCCCGGGCCGAGATGAAGGGGATTCTCTTCAAGTCCATCGTCGGCAAGGCGGGGACGGCGGTCCGCGAGCTGCAGGCCAAGCTCGACGGCTGGGCCGCCGAAGAGGGCGCAACCCCGGTGGCACTGTTCGCGGGCTTCGTGTGCGGGCGGAACGACGACCCGGTGTCCGCGGAACTCGCCGAGAAGGCCATCGACGACGGCGTCGTCGCCCTGTGGCTGCCGGTGTTCAACCACGCCAACACCATGCACATCGTGGGCAGCCGGCGGGAGCTCATCGAGCACGACATGAACGCCCAGGGGTGGCTTGGTCCCCTGTCCTGGGAGAAGGCCCTGGAGCACGGCCGCTACAACCTTGACGAGTCGGGCGAGCTGAAGCCCGAGATCAAGGACATCATCCGCTTGTGCGTGGAGCGGGACGTGGCGCTATTCTTTGGCCACCCCACCCACAAGGAAATCTTCAAGATCGCCGAGGAGGCGCACCGGGTCGGGCTCCGGCGGCTGGTCATCGACCATCCCTACAGCCCCTTCCTCGACGTGTCCGTGGAGCAGATGAAGGAGTTGGCGCCGCTGGGGGTGCTGTTCAACTTCACCTTCGACGAGCTGTCGCCGCTCCTCGGGGTCGATCCCCAGATCATGTACAACACCATCCGCGAGGTGGGCGTCGAGCACTTCGCGCTGTCCAGTGACGCCGGTGAACCCCTGTTCCCGGACTCCGTGGAAGCCATGCGCCTTATCCGCGGCTACATGGAGGCCTTCGGCATGAACGAGGACGAGCTGTACACGCTCTGCACCCGCAACCCGGCGCGGATCGTGGGCATGGAGGTCGCCGGCTAGCTGCTGGACCGGACCGACCGGGAACGCAGGGGCGACCATGCGTCGCCCCTGCCTCACACCCTCCCTCCAATCCCCTCCCCCCACCCCTGGATTCCCGCTTTCGCGGGAATGACGGTTCGGGGGTTCGTGCCGCTTGCGCGGTTTTTCACCCTCCGGGGCTAAAGTTCAGCGAACACCTCTCGATTAGTATCCGTGAGGGCGTTGCGCTCCGTGAAACGGCGGCGCGTCGCCCGCGGAGCGCGGCACGTGCCGGACGCATGGCCGGCGCCGCGCTCATGATCTCATTTCGAGTCGGGAGGTTCCATGAACAGTTCAACTCCATCCGAGTCACCCCTCATCGGCATCGGTTTCCGTGTTCCCATCGCCAAGTGGACGCTGGCGAACCTGCATCGCTTCGACGTGCTGGAGGTCACGGTGGACCATTACATCAAGGGAGGCGAGTACGTGCGACGGGCCATCCGCAATCTGGTGGACCGGGTCCCCCTCGTGCTGCACGGCGTGGGGCTTTCCATCGGCACGGACGCGCCCCTGGACGAGGCCTATCTCGACGCGGTGGCCGAGACCATCGAGGACCTGAAGATTCCGTCCTACAGCGAGCACCTCGCATGGACCAAGGTTCCCGGCATCGACCTCGCCAACCTGCTGCCCGTGCCCAAGACCCGCGCCGCCGCGGACATGCTCATCCCCAAGATCGAACGTGTCCAGTCGCACTTGCCGGTCCCCTTCTCCATCGAGAACATCTCGTACGTCTTCGACTTCCCGGACGCGGAGATGAGCGACGCCGAATTCTTCAACCTGCTGTTCCGCGAGACGGGCGTGGGAATGCTGCTGGACGTCGAGAACCTGTTCGTCAACGCCTCGAACCACGCGGTCGACCCGCTGGCCTTTCTCGACCAATTGCCCGAGGGCGTGGTCACCGGGATGCACGCGGCCGGGGGACCTCTCGTCCACCGGCCCTACCTCGACGTCCCCTTCCAGGCCGACAACCACAGCCACCCGGTGCCGCAACAGGCACTGGACCTGCTGGAGTACGCCCTCGACCGGCAGCGACCCCAAACGGTGATCCTGGAGCGCGACAACGACTACGAGCAGGGTGACGAGCTTCTGGCGGACGTGACGCGCATCCGCCGGCAGGCGGCCAGGGCCGCCTCTGCAACGGAAGGGAGCGTGACCGATGTACCGGCTTATTGACAGGCAGACCCATCTGCTGCGGCATCTGACCAGCCCAGCCCTCATCTTCGGAACGTCCGAACTCGATTCCGCGGCCCGGGACCCCGAGCTCCGGGGCATGGACGTGGGACGGCTCCGGTTGGAGGCGGAGTTCTCCTACAACAAGCGCATGACGCGCATCCGCCAGACGTTCGAGCGCACCGCCACGCTTCTGGGACATGGGTTCTCGGCCCTCACCCGCGACTATGCCGCAGCGTGCCCGCCGCTGACCTATGAGCGCTACCCGGACGCCGAACGCTTCTTCGAACGGTTCCTCGCGCCCGGCGTCCACGAACAGCCGCGGCCTCTCTGGACCGCGGACGTAGCCGCCATCGAGCTGGCACTGGCGCGGGCACGGACCCTGCGCCCCGCGGCCATGGAGACCGAAGCGTTGGCGGCGCGTCCGCAAGCACCCGGATTCTGGTACCGCGCGCATCCATGCGCGGGCCTTGTGAGGTGCCGCTACGATGTTCGTGCGCTGTTCGAGCCCGCCCGATCCCGCGAGCCGGTCACGGAACGCACGGTACACATGGTCGTGCTCGCGACCCGTGGACGGCGGCGTCCCAAGGTCCTGGAGCTGGCGCCGGAGGCCTTCGCGCTCCTGGAAGGCTCCCGCGAATGGCGTCCACTGGAGCCCGCTGGAGCCCGGACGGACGAGGACGAGGATCGCAGGGACCTGATCAAGCAGCTTGCTGCGCAAGGTCTCGCGCTGGTGAGCGTCGATGATACCCGCGACCCGGCACAAGCTTGAGAACCGCGGTCCGGCCGGTGGGCGCGCCCGGCGTGCGGGAGCTCCCGACCGGCCGAATCCGCACGCGGCGAACGCCGGCGACCCGGTAGAGGTCCCGCCGAAGCCCGTCGAAATGGAAGACGCGGAGTTCTCGCTCGCGTCGGTCGCGAAGCACGTATTTCGCAACAAGGCCGTATTCGGACCGTTGGTGGCGGCGTCCTTCTTCGTCAACCTCCTGGGCTACATCTACCCCTTCGCTTTCCTGATCATCATCGACAAGGTCCTGTCCAACCGGGGCGCCGCCACCCTCGACGTCATCATCGTGAGCCTGCTCTTCTTCCTGCTGTTCGAAGCCGTACTGCGCGCGGCGCGCCACCGTGCGCTGCGCGGGGCCGTGCGGGACATGGACCGTACCCTGCTGTCGCGGCTCGTTCGGCACTCGTTGGAACTTCCGGCCTCCTTCTACCTTCGCAACACCCCGGTGGAGACCCTCTCCCGCATCGAGGAACTGCAGCAACTGCGCCGGTTTCTCACCAACGCCGTGGTGTTCGTGTTCGTCGACATCCTCTTCGTGCTCGCCTTCCTGGCGCTGATGCTGCATTTCAGCCTGACGTTGTCGATGATCATCCTGGCCTCCCTTCCGCTCTACATCGCTCCGGCCTTCGTGGTGATGCCTACGCTACGGCGATGGAGCCGCCAGACCCGCGGCAGCCGGCGGGAAAGCAACGAGGCGGTGCTCGACACCTTCACCGGCATCGAGACCGTCAAGGGCATGAACGAGGTGAAAGCCCAGGAGGAGTTTCTCGTCGACCGGGTGGACGCGGCGGTGGCGTCGGAGGAGGACACGCAAGACCTGCGTGAATCCACGACCCAGTACAACCAGTTCGTGAACCGCTTCGCCACCGCCGGCCTGCTCTGGTTCGGCGCCTCCATGGTGTTGGACGGCCAGCTCACCCTGGGGCAGCTCGTGGCGGTCAACCTCGTCAACATGCGCTTTTCCCAGCCCATGATGCGCCTGTGCCTGTTCGCGTATGACTTCGGCCGGTCACGGGGCCTGGTGAAGGAACTGGGCACCGTGCTGAACGAGGAGACGGAGCACCAGGGGGGCCACCTGGTGCGGCTGCCCGCGTTCAACGGGGGCATTCGTTTCGAAGACGTCCGCTTCCGCTATCCGGACACCGACCGGAACGCGCTCGACGGGGTGACCTTCGAGGTCGCGCCCGGCGAAACCGTGGGCATCGCGGGGCCGTCGGGCTCGGGCAAGAGCACGGTCAGCCGCCTGGTTCAGAGACTCTACCTCGCCAACGAGGGGCGTGTGCTCCTGGACGGTGTGGACGCGGCCATCATCGACCCGGCCTGGCTGCGCGGCCACATCGGCGCGGTGGAGCAGGACTATCCGATCTTCCGGCGCAGCATCGCCGACAACATCGCGCTGGGGCCGGGAGAGCGCCAGATGCCGCGTGTGACCGCGGCGGCCAGGGCGGCATGTGCCCACGAGGTCATCACCCGCCTGCCCAAGGGTTACGCCACCCGCATCGGCGCCCGCGGGAGCCTTCTCTCGGGCGGTGAACGGCAGCGGTTGGCGCTGGCCCGCGCGCTGTTCCATGCGCGCACGCTGCTCATTCTGGACGAAGCCACCAGCGCGCTGGACAAGCAGGACGAGCTGCGCATCCAGCAGAACCTGCGGGCGCTGGCGGAGGGACGCTCGGTCATCGTCATCGCTCACCGGTTGTCCGCTCTGCGCCACGTGGACCGGGTCCTCTGTCTGGACCAAGGGAAGATCACCGAGCAGGGAACGCCCGCGGAACTGGCCCGCGGCAACGGTTACTTCGCCGACATGGTGCGCCGGGAAACGGAGATGGTGCGGGTCCTGGCCGGGCAGGGCTCGGCGGCGGTCGCCGCGCCGGGAGAATGAATGGAGAAGTCATGGACCTGGGCATCAGGGGCCGGAACGCACTGGTCTTCGGAGGATCTCGCGGCATCGGCCGCGCCGTTGCCGGAGTGCTGGCATCCGAGGGCGCGAACGTGGCGGTGTGCGCGCGCAAGGAATGGGCGGCGCGACGGGTCGCGGCCGAGGCCACGGAACAAGGCGTCAAGGCATTGGGCTACCCGCTGGAGGCGTGGGACGAAGCGTCGGCCGGCACTCAAGTGGAGCGGATCGCGCACGACTTCGGCGCCATCGACATCCTGTTCGGCATTGTCCGGCACACCTTGCGGGACGATGGACGGGGCAACCCGGGAGCGCCCCGTTGGAGCGCCAGGCTAGACGACGGATTCCTGCGTTTCCGGGCGCTCACGGAGGCCCTGCTTCCCGGCATGCGCCGCCGCCGTTGGGGGCGCGTCCTGTGGATGGTTCCATGGCCGGAGACCCGTAGCCGCGCCGAGGAGAGTGTCCGCGCCGCCACCGCCGGCGCGCTCACGGCTTGGCTGCATTGCGTCGCCGCGGAAGCCGCCCAGGACAATGTAACCCTCAACGTCCTGAAGCCACCGCCCTTCTGGCGGCGTCCGGCGGACACCGGTCGAATGCGGCCCGAGTCGGATCCGGCGCCGGGTGGAGTGGGTGCACCGCTCGCAGGGACGGGTCCCGAGGACAGGCATCTACCTCCGGCGAGTGAATTCCTCTCGGCCGAGGAGGTGGCCGCGGTGGCGGCCTTCCTCCTCAGCGGCCTTGCGCGGGGCGTGTGCGGCAGGACCCTGGAGATGGGCGCCGCCACGGCGGTGCGGCGGCGTCCGAACGAGGCCGGGGTGTGACGGAACGCCGGGTCAGTAGCCCTGCTCCAGCACCCAGTTGGCGATCTCCAGCCGGCGCGCGAACCAGACGTCGGTGAAGCCCTTGGCGTACTTGATGAACTCGTCGATGATCCTGGTGCGGTAGGGCACGCCGGAGACGAACGGATGCAGGTTGAACGCGAAGAACTTCGGCGCACCCTGCTCGCCCTCCCAGTAGAGGTAGTCGAACTGGTCCTTCATGATCTGGAGCAGGTCCCGGGGCGTGCGCCCGCCGCCGTAGGTGGAGTAGTCGTTGCACCCCGGCACGTTGTAGGGCACCACGGCGACCTTGCGGCCGCCGGCCTCGACCGTGTACGGGATGTCCGAGTTGAGCGGGTCGGCCCACCACACGAAGCCGGCCTCCGCCACCAGCTCCAGGGTGTTGTCCGTGGAGGCGTGACCGGGCGACAGATAGCCGGTGGGCGGCGCGCCGAGCACGTTCTTGAACGCGGCGACGGTGTCCTGGATGGACTTCCGCTCTTCCTCCCGCGTGTACATGAACGCGTACTCGTGCTCGTAGCACTCCGAGGAGAACTCGTGCCCCTGGGCCTGGAACTCCTTGCACTCGTCGGGGAACTGCTCCACCTTCTTGCCGTTCATGAGGAAGGTGACCTTGAGGTTGTGGCGCTCGAACATGTCCATGATGCGCCAGATGCCCACCCGGTCGCCGTACTCGCGCTCGGTGACCGCGGCCATGTTCTGCTTGAAGACGGCGTTCTCCGGGGGCAGCGGATGACTGACCCGCTGGAGCGAGCCCCGGGTAGCGTAGTTGTCGGGCCACACCTCCCACGGGATGATGAAAGTGACGCAAATCTTGGCGTTGTCCGGCCACTTGATGGGGCGCGGTCTGGGCATGGTGAATTCTCCTCTCGTGTCATGTCGCTGAAGTTCCGTGCGCGGAGCTGCGAAGCAAACGCGGCTCCCAATATA is a window from the Deltaproteobacteria bacterium genome containing:
- the soxZ gene encoding thiosulfate oxidation carrier complex protein SoxZ, giving the protein MQKPRPRVKLPKSVSKGVPFTVRTRITHPMHTGLRHGRDGKPIPRRIINRFVVRYNGEEAISVDLERAVSADPYFSFEMAVQESGDIEFEWVDDDGSVYRLGRRVEVKS
- a CDS encoding peptidase domain-containing ABC transporter, with protein sequence MEDAEFSLASVAKHVFRNKAVFGPLVAASFFVNLLGYIYPFAFLIIIDKVLSNRGAATLDVIIVSLLFFLLFEAVLRAARHRALRGAVRDMDRTLLSRLVRHSLELPASFYLRNTPVETLSRIEELQQLRRFLTNAVVFVFVDILFVLAFLALMLHFSLTLSMIILASLPLYIAPAFVVMPTLRRWSRQTRGSRRESNEAVLDTFTGIETVKGMNEVKAQEEFLVDRVDAAVASEEDTQDLRESTTQYNQFVNRFATAGLLWFGASMVLDGQLTLGQLVAVNLVNMRFSQPMMRLCLFAYDFGRSRGLVKELGTVLNEETEHQGGHLVRLPAFNGGIRFEDVRFRYPDTDRNALDGVTFEVAPGETVGIAGPSGSGKSTVSRLVQRLYLANEGRVLLDGVDAAIIDPAWLRGHIGAVEQDYPIFRRSIADNIALGPGERQMPRVTAAARAACAHEVITRLPKGYATRIGARGSLLSGGERQRLALARALFHARTLLILDEATSALDKQDELRIQQNLRALAEGRSVIVIAHRLSALRHVDRVLCLDQGKITEQGTPAELARGNGYFADMVRRETEMVRVLAGQGSAAVAAPGE
- a CDS encoding thiosulfate oxidation carrier protein SoxY, yielding MNATRRDVLSLAAAGLTALAAGMTGFLPVRPARAANETQLAIALFTKGALPLEGGVRIEAPEIADNGGAVPVQVSAEGARRIALFADGNPSPGVVVFTFGKWVKTAASTRIRLAGSQKLIAVAEMADGTFRTTSRAIKVTAGGC
- a CDS encoding DUF6282 family protein, yielding MSDNVVSTPTQERCVTSYAARTQYKPGVVHPGHIKVKDAIDIHCHAHAGQQDALDLVKKASRAEMKGILFKSIVGKAGTAVRELQAKLDGWAAEEGATPVALFAGFVCGRNDDPVSAELAEKAIDDGVVALWLPVFNHANTMHIVGSRRELIEHDMNAQGWLGPLSWEKALEHGRYNLDESGELKPEIKDIIRLCVERDVALFFGHPTHKEIFKIAEEAHRVGLRRLVIDHPYSPFLDVSVEQMKELAPLGVLFNFTFDELSPLLGVDPQIMYNTIREVGVEHFALSSDAGEPLFPDSVEAMRLIRGYMEAFGMNEDELYTLCTRNPARIVGMEVAG
- a CDS encoding c-type cytochrome; translated protein: MLAFALPFLLLATGARAADAERGKALYQQCKRCHQAGRGAKHRIGPHLNELFGRRAGSLPDFRYSSAMRKAGAGGLVWTEATLDAFVANPRKTVPRSRMSYDGMAAAGDRADLVAWLRSLSGSRLPAAEPTMTAAEYGLDPRLLTIAGDIEYGAYLGSECVTCHHADGAQQGIPSIVGWPVEDFVITLQAYKHGKRPHEAMQTIAKRLSDEEIASLAAYFAKPADGP
- a CDS encoding polysaccharide deacetylase family protein, encoding MPRPRPIKWPDNAKICVTFIIPWEVWPDNYATRGSLQRVSHPLPPENAVFKQNMAAVTEREYGDRVGIWRIMDMFERHNLKVTFLMNGKKVEQFPDECKEFQAQGHEFSSECYEHEYAFMYTREEERKSIQDTVAAFKNVLGAPPTGYLSPGHASTDNTLELVAEAGFVWWADPLNSDIPYTVEAGGRKVAVVPYNVPGCNDYSTYGGGRTPRDLLQIMKDQFDYLYWEGEQGAPKFFAFNLHPFVSGVPYRTRIIDEFIKYAKGFTDVWFARRLEIANWVLEQGY
- a CDS encoding NAD(P)/FAD-dependent oxidoreductase, with the protein product MAKKKIENRGMSRRRFLASTAATSAALWASPILGQGRPRVVVIGGGAGGATAARYIAKDSKGAIDVTLVEPSRHYYSCFFSNLYLGGFRTFASIGHTYGTLASAYGINVVHDWAVSVDRDKKTVGLAGGGRLAYDRLVLSPGIDFRERSVRGWDLSQQNRMPHAYKAGSQTQLLKAQVAAMRQGGVYCMVAPPNPFRCPPGPYERISMVAHTLKQSNPTAKILIVDPKPKFSKQGLFEEGWQRHYPGMIERVGPDFGGDKVEVRPGSMEVVIDGEVTKVDVCNVIPAQQAGRIAAVAGVTNDAGWAPVVPHTMQSRADENIHVLGDASQQGDMPKSGFSANSQAKVCAMAVRGALTGSKVFPARFRNTCWSLIATDDGVKVGANYQATDEKIASTGGFISKTGESAEVRKATYEESLGWYAAFSKDLFG
- a CDS encoding DUF692 domain-containing protein; its protein translation is MNSSTPSESPLIGIGFRVPIAKWTLANLHRFDVLEVTVDHYIKGGEYVRRAIRNLVDRVPLVLHGVGLSIGTDAPLDEAYLDAVAETIEDLKIPSYSEHLAWTKVPGIDLANLLPVPKTRAAADMLIPKIERVQSHLPVPFSIENISYVFDFPDAEMSDAEFFNLLFRETGVGMLLDVENLFVNASNHAVDPLAFLDQLPEGVVTGMHAAGGPLVHRPYLDVPFQADNHSHPVPQQALDLLEYALDRQRPQTVILERDNDYEQGDELLADVTRIRRQAARAASATEGSVTDVPAY
- a CDS encoding SDR family NAD(P)-dependent oxidoreductase; translation: MDLGIRGRNALVFGGSRGIGRAVAGVLASEGANVAVCARKEWAARRVAAEATEQGVKALGYPLEAWDEASAGTQVERIAHDFGAIDILFGIVRHTLRDDGRGNPGAPRWSARLDDGFLRFRALTEALLPGMRRRRWGRVLWMVPWPETRSRAEESVRAATAGALTAWLHCVAAEAAQDNVTLNVLKPPPFWRRPADTGRMRPESDPAPGGVGAPLAGTGPEDRHLPPASEFLSAEEVAAVAAFLLSGLARGVCGRTLEMGAATAVRRRPNEAGV
- a CDS encoding YeeE/YedE family protein — translated: MDGFELLTPLQASVVLGLALGAVYGVLAQRSRFCLRRSLVGEWSECLPALGVWAMGLAVAIAGTQGASVAGLISFDAHRFLAPDLPVVAVLVGGALFGAGMVLSGGCASRLAVLTGSGNLRSALVLVVFAVVAYAMMKGVLAPLRSALAGLTLDPGGRVALTALPGGPVWAWGLVLAAAIVAFRSGAAPRHLAMGAVIGLLVPLGWVGTGFVLLDDFDPVPLQSLSFTGPVADTLFWTMAATAVPAGFGTGLAAGVVAGSIAASACAGEFRWTSLEGARQTGRYMAGAALMGTGGVLAGGCTVGAGLSGVSTGSIAAVLALAAMAVSARIVGRLLDEGPARAAS